In a single window of the Gossypium hirsutum isolate 1008001.06 chromosome D02, Gossypium_hirsutum_v2.1, whole genome shotgun sequence genome:
- the LOC107908568 gene encoding transmembrane protein 45A, with amino-acid sequence MGTFVGHLVPGLALTLLGLWHTINNIKAYCLKGSTKFTVRFWYPFNGPFSRFKHLELIFILTFSLLAIFMQVLDLPFLRFPFELDGFEHASIFLHLAIFAGFTLSAELSRSSEILSVVSGIFVASVFGQEVFLLHFHSADHVGLEGHYHWLLQLIVLISLLASLTVTFLPSSLSAALVLSVSVIFQGCWFINMGFMLWCPKFIPRGCIMQAKMRSDSMHGAVTCYSQEADFRARALANMQFSWILSAILIFTGFTCLKFAGKCTPRAQSTEYEQLEIRTSDVPITIDTFKS; translated from the coding sequence ATGGGTACATTTGTAGGACATTTGGTGCCAGGTCTGGCACTGACCCTTCTTGGCCTATGGCACACCATCAACAATATCAAAGCCTATTGTCTCAAAGGGTCTACCAAATTTACAGTAAGGTTTTGGTACCCATTCAATGGCCCTTTTTCTAGATTCAAACACTTGGAGCTGATTTTTATCTTAACTTTTTCCCTGTTAGCAATTTTCATGCAAGTTTTAGACTTGCCTTTCCTTCGATTCCCTTTCGAACTCGACGGTTTCGAGCATGCTAGCATATTTCTCCATCTTGCTATATTTGCAGGTTTCACTCTTTCTGCTGAATTAAGTCGGTCTTCCGAGATTCTATCGGTTGTTTCGGGAATCTTTGTGGCTTCTGTTTTTGGTCAAGAGGTGTTCTTACTCCACTTTCACTCAGCTGATCATGTTGGACTCGAAGGCCATTACCACTGGCTATTGCAGCTCATAGTGCTAATCTCCCTTCTAGCATCTTTAACAGTAACGTTCCTACCGAGTAGCTTGTCCGCAGCTCTTGTTCTTTCAGTTTCCGTTATATTCCAAGGTTGTTGGTTCATTAACATGGGGTTCATGCTATGGTGTCCAAAGTTCATTCCTCGAGGATGTATAATGCAGGCCAAAATGAGGAGTGACAGCATGCATGGAGCGGTGACATGTTACTCGCAAGAAGCCGATTTTAGGGCTAGAGCATTGGCTAACATGCAATTCAGTTGGATACTCTCTGCTATCTTAATATTCACAGGGTTCACCTGCCTGAAATTTGCTGGAAAATGTACCCCAAGGGCACAATCGACCGAATACGAGCAACTCGAAATTAGAACCAGTGATGTCCCTATAACTATTGATACCTTCAAGAGCTGA
- the LOC107908570 gene encoding uncharacterized protein: MATASVTYTPPMLTAATTNPKKKTNTNVNYITGLNSFGGLKAHNKVVSLGQRVCTEQSFANVVSSLKAPTKGKTGKSGGGALSSTCNAVGEIFRIAAIMNGLVLVGVAVGFVLLRIEASVEEAE; encoded by the coding sequence ATGGCAACAGCCTCAGTTACCTACACTCCACCCATGTTGACTGCTGCCACCACTAACCCCAAGAAGAAGACCAACACCAATGTGAATTACATAACAGGCTTGAATTCTTTTGGTGGGTTGAAAGCTCATAACAAAGTGGTCTCACTAGGCCAACGTGTATGCACCGAGCAATCATTTGCAAACGTTGTTAGCTCACTCAAAGCTCCGACAAAGGGCAAGACAGGTAAAAGCGGCGGCGGTGCACTGTCTTCAACCTGTAATGCTGTTGGTGAGATATTCAGGATTGCAGCAATCATGAATGGCCTTGTTCTTGTTGGTGTTGCTGTCGGATTTGTGCTGCTTCGAATCGAAGCTTCTGTGGAAGAGGCTGAGTAA